The Streptobacillus felis genome segment GTATTAAAAGCTGTTCTTGATGAAGTATATGAAAATAATGATAAATATTATTGGAAAAGACTTACAAGAAAAAATGTATTTAAAGTATATGAAGAAGGTGCAGAAAGAAAGATAGGTAAGGCAAATATAATAAAGGAAGGTAAGGATGTAACTATAACTACAAAGGGTATGATGGTAAATAATGC includes the following:
- a CDS encoding transketolase C-terminal domain-containing protein; this translates as VLKAVLDEVYENNDKYYWKRLTRKNVFKVYEEGAERKIGKANIIKEGKDVTITTKGMMVNNARVAAKKLELEGINATILDRITLKHIDKEAIIKYCKDAKQVVTA